A genomic window from Micromonospora sp. WMMA1947 includes:
- a CDS encoding ABC transporter permease, with amino-acid sequence MLRFVVRRLLVAALTLVVISLVTFGLFFAVPSSPAKVMCGKNCTAEDIAQVERRLGIDQPLPRQYADFVGGVFAGRTYGEGDFRQDCPAPCLGYSFRNNQPVTEIVAQRAPVTFSIVLGGAVLWLGLGVSLGMVSALRRGTAFDRAAIGVTLAGASMQVYFFGLILLYLLVYSTGLLPFPSYTPLTESPLRWAAGLLLPWMTLGFLNSALYARLSRAQMLETLSEDFVRTARAKGLPARKVHTRHALRAAITPIVTIAGLDIGTSLGGTFITETIFGLQGLGKATVEAVQFLNLPVVMATVLLAAVFIVVANIVVDVLYAVIDPRVRLS; translated from the coding sequence GTGCTCCGTTTCGTCGTACGGCGGCTGCTCGTCGCCGCCCTGACCCTGGTCGTCATCAGCCTTGTCACGTTCGGCCTGTTCTTCGCGGTGCCGAGCAGCCCGGCGAAGGTGATGTGTGGCAAGAACTGCACGGCCGAGGACATCGCCCAGGTCGAGCGCCGCCTCGGCATCGACCAGCCGCTGCCCCGGCAGTACGCCGACTTCGTCGGCGGCGTGTTCGCCGGCCGGACCTACGGCGAGGGCGACTTCCGGCAGGACTGCCCGGCGCCCTGCCTGGGTTACTCGTTCCGCAACAACCAGCCGGTCACCGAGATCGTCGCCCAGCGGGCACCGGTGACGTTCAGCATCGTCCTCGGCGGCGCCGTGCTCTGGCTCGGCCTCGGCGTCTCGCTGGGCATGGTGTCGGCACTGCGCCGGGGTACGGCGTTCGACCGCGCCGCCATCGGCGTCACGCTGGCCGGGGCGTCCATGCAGGTGTACTTCTTCGGGCTGATCCTGCTCTACCTGCTCGTCTACTCCACCGGCCTGCTGCCGTTCCCCAGCTACACCCCGCTGACCGAGAGCCCGCTGCGCTGGGCGGCCGGGCTGCTGCTGCCCTGGATGACGCTGGGCTTTCTCAACTCGGCGCTGTACGCCCGGCTGTCCCGGGCCCAGATGCTGGAGACGCTGTCGGAGGACTTCGTCCGTACCGCCCGGGCGAAGGGGCTGCCCGCCCGGAAGGTGCACACCCGGCACGCGCTGCGGGCGGCGATCACGCCGATCGTGACGATCGCCGGGCTGGACATCGGCACCAGCCTCGGCGGCACGTTCATTACCGAGACCATCTTCGGCCTCCAGGGTCTCGGCAAGGCGACAGTGGAGGCGGTGCAGTTCCTCAACCTGCCGGTGGTGATGGCGACGGTGCTGCTGGCCGCGGTGTTCATCGTGGTCGCCAACATCGTGGTCGACGTGCTGTACGCGGTGATTGACCCACGGGTCCGGCTGAGCTGA
- a CDS encoding ABC transporter ATP-binding protein, producing the protein MVELPAPRRGEGPYLRVEDLRVRFDTEDGVVRAVDGVSFAVERGRTLGIVGESGSGKSVTSLAILGLHNAKRTAISGEIWVGGRQLVGLGEEEMRRLRGRDMAMIFQDPLSALHPYYSVGRQIAEAYRVHHPRAGKREARSRAVDMLGRVGIPQPARRFEQYPHEFSGGMRQRAMIAMALVNDPDLLIADEPTTALDVTVQAQILDLLADLQEEFRSAIVLITHDLGVVSQVADDVLVMYAGRAVEHGSVQRVLRAPQHPYTWGLLSSVPSLHGDADADLVPIPGNPPSLINLPSGCAFHPRCRWAGVNGDRSRAEVPELGPAGEAGHLAACHLPVAARERIYRDEVAQVGVAR; encoded by the coding sequence ATGGTGGAGCTTCCGGCGCCGCGTCGCGGCGAGGGCCCGTACCTGCGGGTCGAGGACCTGCGGGTGCGGTTCGACACCGAGGACGGTGTGGTCCGGGCGGTGGACGGGGTGTCGTTCGCGGTGGAGCGGGGTCGCACGCTGGGAATCGTGGGGGAGTCCGGTTCCGGTAAGAGCGTCACGTCGCTGGCGATTCTCGGTTTGCACAACGCGAAGCGGACGGCCATCTCGGGGGAGATCTGGGTGGGTGGGCGTCAGCTGGTGGGGTTGGGTGAGGAGGAGATGCGGCGGCTGCGGGGCCGGGACATGGCGATGATCTTCCAGGATCCGTTGTCGGCGTTGCATCCGTACTACTCGGTGGGTAGGCAGATCGCGGAGGCGTACCGGGTGCACCACCCGAGGGCCGGGAAGCGGGAGGCCCGCAGCCGGGCGGTGGACATGCTGGGGCGGGTCGGGATTCCGCAGCCGGCCAGGCGGTTCGAGCAGTATCCGCACGAGTTCTCCGGTGGGATGCGGCAGCGGGCGATGATCGCGATGGCGCTTGTGAACGACCCGGATCTGCTGATCGCCGACGAGCCGACCACGGCACTCGACGTGACGGTGCAGGCGCAGATCCTGGATCTGCTGGCGGATCTGCAGGAGGAGTTCCGGTCGGCGATCGTGTTGATCACCCACGATCTGGGTGTGGTGTCGCAGGTGGCTGATGACGTGTTGGTGATGTATGCGGGTCGGGCGGTGGAGCACGGGAGTGTGCAGCGGGTGTTGCGGGCGCCGCAGCATCCGTACACGTGGGGGTTGTTGTCGAGTGTGCCGTCGTTGCACGGCGACGCGGACGCGGACCTGGTGCCGATCCCGGGTAACCCGCCGTCGTTGATCAACCTGCCGTCGGGGTGCGCGTTTCATCCGCGCTGCCGGTGGGCCGGGGTGAACGGCGACCGGTCCCGCGCGGAGGTACCGGAGCTGGGCCCGGCCGGGGAGGCGGGGCACCTGGCGGCGTGTCACCTGCCGGTCGCCGCGCGGGAGCGGATCTACCGGGACGAGGTCGCACAGGTGGGGGTGGCCCGATGA